A single region of the Vicia villosa cultivar HV-30 ecotype Madison, WI linkage group LG4, Vvil1.0, whole genome shotgun sequence genome encodes:
- the LOC131597454 gene encoding uncharacterized protein LOC131597454, giving the protein MFPDIYDISRLKFVSVAAMGGWSDGGWKWGNFGVSEGDVVDMGVEEEFAVFKGRMEDFRGWMDGKDSVEWNAPEEAEFTVASCYNFYNNLRIPFGPSNRYDGVYELLWKLDVPFKIKAFGWRLFLNRLPVKDLLEIRGIHFPLDELKCLFCDNSLENSNHLFFSCLVVKIIWNEIARWVGKGDTVVEECLSSYFYWHNFFVSKKVKVRKLGVVWLATTWIIWLVRNGGYFRKEAWNVNNTV; this is encoded by the coding sequence ATGTTTCCGGACATATATGACATCTCGCGGCTAAAGTTTGTTTCGGTGGCGGCTATGGGTGGTTGGTCGGATGGAGGGTGGAAATGGGGAAATTTCGGGGTGTCCGAAGGCGATGTGGTTGACATGGGTGTGGAGGAGGAGTTTGCGGTTTTCAAAGGGAGGATGGAGGACTTTAGAGGTTGGATGGATGGCAAGGACTCCGTGGAGTGGAATGCCCCCGAGGAGGCGGAATTTACGGTAGCCTCTTGttacaatttttataataatctCCGTATTCCTTTTGGCCCTTCAAATAGGTATGAtggtgtttatgagttgttatggAAATTGGATGTTCCGTTCAAAATCAAAGCGTTCGGATGGAGATTATTTCTCAATAGGCTACCGGTGAAAGACTTATTGGAGATTCGAGGTATTCATTTTCCTTTGGATGAACTAAAGTGCTTGTTTTGTGATAATAGTTTGGAAAATagtaatcatttattttttagttgCTTGGTGGTGAAAATTATTTGGAATGAGATAGCTAGGTGGGTTGGTAAAGGGGACACGGTTGTTGAAGAATGCTTATCGAGTTATTTTTATTGGCATAATTTTTTTGTAAGTAAAAAGGTGAAAGTTAGGAAGTTGGGAGTAGTATGGTTAGCGACCACTTGGATTATTTGGTTGGTTAGGAATGGTGGTTATTTTCGGAAGGAAGCTTGGAATGTAAATAACACCGTTTGA